The following is a genomic window from Feifania hominis.
CCCGAAATCCTGATCTGTGCGGATTGTCACTTTGACCGACGAGCGCAGATAGGGCTTAATCATCACGCCGGACCCCTTTTTTACAATGGTCTTGCGCATCATGAAATTGCCGTCGTCATCTGCTTTGGTCGACCAGTAACACACAATTGCCTGCCCGTCGTCGCTGTATCGGTCCATTGTCACACGGTCCGTGTTGAAACGGCATATCCGACCGTCAGCCGTCCCGAAAAACAGTTCGCCGTCATGCTCCATGAAACAGATTGCCGGCACATTCTCCCAGTGGTAACACTCGTAGATATAGTCGCCCTGTGACTGTGGCCTGTAGCTTTTATTCTGCTTGCCGTCAAGAATGTAGCAGTGTCCGTTTATCGCCAGCACATAATAGCCGTCCCAAACCGTCGCGACCGCATTTTCGAGCCCCTGCTCCTTTGTCAGAGCTGCGTCAACATAGTAGCTGCGGTTCTGAACAGTTCGCTCCTGCGCAACATTCGTCGAAGTGATGCCATAAATCCCCGTGCGCGCCAGAAAGAGCGGTTCATCAAGCAGCGTGCCAAACGCCCGTGCAGACACGGCCCCGACGCCGGTAATCCCCTGTTTGACCGGAAATACTGCCCTGCCGTCAACCAGATTCGCCGAGCGCAGAAAGACCGTCGCGTCCTGGTCATTGTCCTGTTTGATGATGCCGAGATATTCGCCGATACGGCAATATCCCATGATCGCCGTCTGATCCGTACCGATCTGCGAATAACCAAGGTCCGGGAAATACGTCGGGTCGTCCAGCCCCGAATACCAGTCCACAGAGGGTTCATCCGGGTTTCCTGCCACAAAGACACGGTCGTTTTTCCCCACGCCATAGAGCGCGAAACGGTCACATTTGCATATTTTGTCTGCCTCCCCCTCAACCGTCTTGCTGTAGGTGATTTCTACATTGTCGCGCCCAGTCACGGCGGGTTTTGCCGGAACTGTGGAAAAAGTCACGGTTCCTTTCTCTCGATCTACTGTAAAGTCCGTTGTCTCTACAAGGTCAACCCAAGTCGGCTCGTCGCCGGTGTCATCCAGCTTTTTGGCCGTCACTGCCGTCGTGTCCAGTCCCTTTGCGGCAAGTACATACTTCTTTGTCGTGCCGTCCGCGCAAAAACTCTGTGTGCGCTTCGGCGAAAGCAGGTTGACATCCTCATAAGCCGTGCCATCGCCCGCGGGTGTGCAGCCGATCATGACAGTCGGCACGTAGGCTGATTCCGACACACTGCTGACCGTTTCTCCATCAAAGACCAGATATTCCGCTCCGGTCAGCAAATAGAAGCGGTTTTTCATGGTAAAACCACAGGAACGGGCATTGTTGATATTCTCCTTGAGAAGCGCCAGCTCCCACTCGCTGCCAGAATCCGGGGACTGTGATTTTTCTACCCTGTACAGCTTTGTTCCAGCGTGTACAAGGATGAACTCTTCCGGAGGGAGCAATTCCACCGGGTCGGTCTCTTCTTCTCCATCCGTCGTCGGTGCTTTCGCTGAAATCACAGTTCGGAATATCCCATTGACGGGCGCCGTCATCGCTCCGCCATCTGCCCCCGTCTCTGTCGCAGTGCATAGCGTGCGCCACCCGAGACGTTTTTCTGGGTTTCCGCCAGAATCCGAGATGAGGTTTGGCGCATACGGCGAGTGGGCGTTGTCGATGAGTGCCGGGTCAGTCGACATATCCACACCGCGAAACGTAACGTACTTCGTCACATATAGCTTTGGGCTTCCAGTCGGTATCTCAATTTGCTTCAAGGCAGTCCTCCGCCTCCTCATCGTATACGTCAATAATGTCGCCGGGCACTGCGCGTGATGCTGCGTTGACAGCCGTCACATACAGCGTATGGAAATACGAAATCTTGCTCATGTCATCGTCATCATAGGCGAATTTTTCCGCAAGCCCATACGCCAGCGCCGCCGTTGCAAGCTCCGGCTCCCACTCTACCTCATCGGTCAGTTCCAGAGTGACAGGTGCTTCCAGCGGCTCTTTCCCCTTTGCCAGTCTAATGGTGTCATTGGCTCCAACCGTTTCCTGAAGCAAAATCACAAGCTGCCCCGGCGCTACCGTTCGATAGTCAGAGGAATCGGTTTCAAACATCAAGTCCAGCGCCCTCTTGTAAATATCCTGATAAACCATTACTGCTCCTTTCAGAAAAAGGGGGCGGAAAACCGCCCCCCTCTCTGTTGAAATCATGCCGTCAGCGTCGTCTCTGCTACCGGGCTCGGATATGCGCCGTCTTTGTAGGCGTATGCCTTGACCACGACACCCGCTCCAGTACCCGCCGCAGTGCCCACCTGTGCGGTGTGGCTGTAGCGCGGATCGCTGCCATCGATAGTGAACTTCACCGTCGCGCCGGACGGCGGTGTGATCGCTCCGGTCGCTGCCGCAATGGTCGGGGCCGCAAGCACCGTGCCCTTACCGGATGTGGTGTCCACCTCTACATACACGCCGTCACACTTCGCGCCGAAGACAAAGCAGTCGTAATACTGCCGCCCCTCGAGGAGATTGCCCGAGATGCCGGGCGGGTCCTGATGAAGTTTGGTGTCATTGAGCTTGACCGGCGCCGTCGCGGAGTTTTTGTAGACAATCATGAAATTGACATTGGCCGGCCATCTGCCCGCCGGAACCTTAATCACCGCCATGTTGTCGTACTGGCCGACCTGTCCCTTTGCCAGCGCTGTCTTTGCAAGCTCGTCCACACCGAGAAACTCGTCCGAGTGCTTGAGATACTTGTAGGTCGTGTTCGACACGTAGAGCGTGCGGTTGTCCTGCGGAACCTCCTTGTCGTCAAGATACAGCGTGCCCTCGCTGATGCGGTCGCAGACGTTGGTCTTTGAGAGTGCTGTGCTGTTGCCGACTACCTTGCCCGCTTTCTGCGCCAGCGCC
Proteins encoded in this region:
- a CDS encoding N4-gp56 family major capsid protein, with the protein product MAINLHDKYANKIQTVFTTQSLIAGRLSTEYDFSGVKTVKVMTPQTVPMNDYTRTGSNRYGTPVEMEDIVQEMTLTQDKSFSLTVDKGNNLDQNGLKAAGKMLALQISERAVPTMDKYVFAALAQKAGKVVGNSTALSKTNVCDRISEGTLYLDDKEVPQDNRTLYVSNTTYKYLKHSDEFLGVDELAKTALAKGQVGQYDNMAVIKVPAGRWPANVNFMIVYKNSATAPVKLNDTKLHQDPPGISGNLLEGRQYYDCFVFGAKCDGVYVEVDTTSGKGTVLAAPTIAAATGAITPPSGATVKFTIDGSDPRYSHTAQVGTAAGTGAGVVVKAYAYKDGAYPSPVAETTLTA